The stretch of DNA GCCAATAGACTGTGTCTGCCTCCATCATTGCTTAAAAGAAAGAAGGGCTGAAACTTAAGTATTCCATTACAGCTATTGCTATAATGATTGTAAATAATGATACCATGACCAGTCAAGCAATAAATCACTTGTCTGAGTGTTACGGCATATGTGTTTCTTCTCAAAGTGTAGCTTCTATTGCTGACTACTGCTTCTCAGAAAATCTGCTAAATGGATGGAAGCGGCTAACAAGTTGCCTACCCACAAGTACACCCATGGAGTGACAATGTGATGGACTGTGACTTTTCAATAGTGAGTTAGTGTGTGCTGTTCAGAAAGGACTGGAGTCAGATGCaaagtacaatgaaattgaaagatttatttaaattgcaGCTGAGAAATGATTAAGATAAAACTCTGTGATATAAGAATGAAAAGAATACATAAATGAAATGCAAGTGAGCAATGGAGAAATGAAAAAGAACAacagagaaacaaaaaagaacaatataagatgcatataattattattattattattaatccattgTGTCTTCAAttagtataccaccctatatcttTAGATATCAGGGCTGTTCTCAGCCACTGCAGTCAGCGTGAGCAAGGGACTGTGGTCATGGATGTGGCTATGCCAATCCATCATGTCCCACTGCTGTCTAACTTGGAGTTGTGTTCTTTGTCCAGTCTACTTGTGTGCTTTCTTAAATGCTGAGACGTCAATCAACATTATGGCATGgggaggtggtggggagagaatctTTAGCCCAACCCTTCTAAAAATATAGGGGTGAAGAAGGCTACGCTCAAGTAGACCTTCTGTCCAAAGCCCATCTCCACAGTCTTGCTCAATCCAAAGCAAATGTTACAATACAAAACTCCTAGTTTGAATTTCCTATGTTGGACAATAGATAGAAAGGCATTAAAATAAGTCATTCACACCACAGACTACACTCTGTACATTATTGTGCTTATGATAATAAAGAATTGGTTAGTCCTGCCTTAAGGCATTAAGTTGCTATCATAACCAAGTTTTCAGTTTTGGATGCCGATTCTTCCTCATCCTGGAAAATCCTCTGGAGTGCAACTTTCATGGAGACCGTGGACTGGCACTTCTTCTGCCTCCTCCCTACTAGGAAATAGATCACCGGGTTGACACTACTATTCAGAGAGGCACACACAAAGCCAACTTCCAATAGAATCATATTGTTCTCATTAAAATAGATGGCAGTGTAAATGGCATTTAGTGGGAAGGCAAAgatgaggaagaaaagaagggtAAGCAAAATAGTGGTGAGCAGCTTCCCACGCTGCTTCTGCACTGATTTGCAGCAGACTTTGAGGGTCAGTATCAGAGTGGAGGTGACCATCAGAGGAGTGCAAATGAGGGCATTTACAATAAGCTGGTACACTAAGttagagtttggaaagctctgagtcAGTAGGAGAGTAAGGTGAATGCCTGAGAGCAGGAAAGAGAGGGACCAAATCAGGGAACAGATAATGGTGGATAAACGTGGTGGTCGGTGGCATCGATGCCAAAGTGGGAAGAGGACAGCCACAGACCTGTCGATGCTGATGGCTGTCAGTAGAAACTGGCCCGCAGAATACGTGAAGAAAAATAGTTCAAATAATACTTTTCTGATCAAAACAGCAACATGGGATTTCTCATAGAGAGTTACAATAGGCAAAATAATACTGAGGAGAGCTGCAAGGACACCAAAGTCAGCAATGGAGAGGTTCAGGATGTAGGTGGTGAAAGGATTCCTCTTAATGTGGAAGCCCAGAAGCCGGATGACCATTCCATTCCCCAGGAAGCCAAAGATGCAGATGATGATAAAGGCACTGTTGGCAATGCTTTGTGCTAACTTCAAAGAAACAGCTGAGCCATCATCTGAAACTCCAGAATAGCGAGTTGGATTTTCATACTCTATCCTGGAAGAGATTACAGAACATTATGTAtaaacagaggagggcaaccaagatgatcaagagtcaggaaaccaagccttatgaggagcagttgaaggtatgtttagcctgaaaaagaggagactgagagaagatatgatagccatcttcaaatatcttaagggctgtcacatggaaatgaataggactcaaaccaatagcttcaagttgaaggagattctgatgaaacattccaaaaaactttctgacagttagagccgttcaacagtggaacagactccctcatgAGATTATGGACTCCCaatcattggaggcttttaagcagaggttgctccctggaaggacagatcgtgaagttgaagctgaggctccaatactttggccacctcatgagaagagaagaatccttggaaaagaccctgatgttgggaaagattgagggcactaggagaaggggacgacagaggacaagatggttggacagtgttctcgaagctacgaacatgagtttgaccaaactacgggaggcagtgcaagacaggagtgcctggcgtgctatggtccatggggtcacgaagagtcagacacgactaaacgactaaacaacaacaacaacaaagcagaggttggatggccatctgtcatggatgctttagctgagattcctgcattaccgggggttggactagatgacccttggggtccttccaAGTTGATCTTATCACAAAATAAGGGAACTTTGAGTTTCAAAGCAAGGCAGTATCATACACCAACATTATCAGTTAGGAAATGATTCTCATAACAGGGAAAACCTTTTTCCTAGAGGTTTTCCTGGAAAACTACAAATTCAAAGACATTTCCAAGTAAAGAGAAagcaccattttttttctttaatccaAAATTGTTGAATTATGAATCTAAATGAATGATCAAGTTAATCCAATTTAATGTTGCAATGATGCTTTTCATAATTGCAGAACTAGTCATTGGGGGAGTGGGATTTGAATCTCCTTGCATTTTACTTAGACATTACCTAATTTAAACTTCCTGAACCAATatgcaaacaacaacattttctttgAAATTCATATTTACCCACATTTTTGGATGAAGTTCTCCAACTAAAGtgtttacaaaaaaatgcatgtattttggGAATATGCTTGTAAAAGTGTGTTCATTCTTCAGCACAaatgatacattttttaaaaagaatgtcaCACTAACAGATTTTTACATATTACATgaagttatttctttttaatccaaattgttgcagaaatgtagagaattcAAAAcctgagaaattgagagaacccAAAATGGAAATCTCCACCTATCCCTATGGAGACTATAAAATGAAGTTATGGTCCTGTTTTAATCACATATGCTGTGTGTTGAAGTTAATGTATATAGTGCTGAAcatgaaattattttttaaaatgcacttacCACAGTCgagtcttcattttttttaaagaggatttatgtaagagaaaataaaattacaattagaATCCAGTTACAGAGGCTACTTTTGGTTTCACAGATTAGTTGTTTATAGCAACTGAGCAACTGAGCAACTGAGCAAAGAGgtcaaggaaaagaaagaatgcaAAAATATGGAAGTTTAATTTTAATAAAGTACATTGCAATTTTACAAACCAAATATATGTACTGAATCAAAGTATATAACATTGGAGAACATTTTATAATAGCGTGGTGCATGTATGTTGCATGAGATACTCTTACAGTgcattcaatatgaccttaacagattgtagaactgggcccaaacaaaatgaatttcaatagggatcAGTTTCAggtctacacttaggcaggaaaaaaCCAGTTGCACATATATAAGATAAGGGAAACCTGTCTCACCACTAGTACAtgagaaaaggatctaggggtcttagtagaccaaaaGCTTCACACGTCAGCCATGTGGTACAGCAGGAAAAAGCTACTtctttctaggctgcatcaacagacatATAGTTcctaatcaagggaagtaatattgtAGTTCTAttcttttctgccttggtcaaaccacacctggaatactgtgtccagttctgggtgccacaatttaagaattatattgaaaagctggagcctgttcagggtgtgtgtgtgaccaagATAATCGGGGGtcgggaaaccaagccttatgaggaattgttgagggagttgggcatgtttagccagGGGCAGAGGAGAATCAGAGGAGATAGAGAGGAgaacagaattgtagaactgtagagttggatgagaccccaagggtcatctagtgcagcacCCTTTAGATAttaaagggctgttacatggaagatggagccaacttgttttcttctgcctcGGAGGACAGGACCTgacccaatggattcaagttgcaagaaaggagattccaaataactatcaggaacaactttctgacaaGAAGAGCTGTTTAACCTTgacatttttaaagcagaggttggatgaaaATCTACACTGCAGGTGGTaggaccagaagaccctcagagtcccttccaactctacaattctatgattctatgtatctacaatatatatatttctttacaCATTATCCTTGAATACTTACCTGCTTACCCTTATTTGGTTTTAGGCTTTTAGAATGTTTGGGAGTGTCAGTGGCTGAATTGGACAGTCAACCTCTCCATTTTCTCTTCTACAAGCTGCTATAAGTGTCAAGCCCTACCCTAACTCATGAAAACATGCAGAGAGAAATTGCCACGATATCAGAAATTAAGCACCTAAATCACCATCATataaaagcaaatggggaagcaaTTGAACAAGCAGATCTACAAAGAGAGTTTTTCTGCAAGAGTGCTTACCGTGCTATCATTCATTATGGGAAAAAAGGCACTGTTGACAATGCTTTGTGGTAACTTCAAAGAAACAGTTGAGCCATCATCAGAATCTCCAGAATAGTGATTTTGATTGCCATACTCTAGCCTGGAGGAGACAACAGGATATCTTTTCTGGATATACACTAACTATAGGATATCATCAAAAGTCAGGATTATCCAATTGCGAAAAGATAATGTGATTTTCTTCTTGTCTAGTTCAACACTTGTGTAGCTAAGGTACTACACAGTTTTCGCAAGTCTTCAAAATAAGCTGGTTGGTagcttttaattttattatttttttaaaaaaaatatttttaatggtttTCTTTTCACATAAGACATATTCAATGTCATCA from Zootoca vivipara chromosome 8, rZooViv1.1, whole genome shotgun sequence encodes:
- the LOC118089682 gene encoding mas-related G-protein coupled receptor member H-like, which produces MVTVVMVAKPPQLVYIQKRYPVVSSRLEYGNQNHYSGDSDDGSTVSLKLPQSIVNSAFFPIMNDSTTRLWIEYENPTRYSGVSDDGSAVSLKLAQSIANSAFIIICIFGFLGNGMVIRLLGFHIKRNPFTTYILNLSIADFGVLAALLSIILPIVTLYEKSHVAVLIRKVLFELFFFTYSAGQFLLTAISIDRSVAVLFPLWHRCHRPPRLSTIICSLIWSLSFLLSGIHLTLLLTQSFPNSNLVYQLIVNALICTPLMVTSTLILTLKVCCKSVQKQRGKLLTTILLTLLFFLIFAFPLNAIYTAIYFNENNMILLEVGFVCASLNSSVNPVIYFLVGRRQKKCQSTVSMKVALQRIFQDEEESASKTENLVMIAT